In Blastocatellia bacterium, the genomic window GCCGATTGCTCTGGAGCTGGGACTGACGACGCCTCTCATCACCCACAGCGGAGCCCTCATCAAGGACATTCACACACTGGACGCGATCGCCGTTGATCTGCTCGGAGCGGACCTGGCTCGCCATGTGATCGAGTGCGCCCGACGCAGCGGCGTGGACATCGTCTGCTGCGATGATCCCTGGGGAATGGGCAAGACGGTGATTGACCGCATCTCGACGGAAAACGCGCCTCTCCGCCGGTATCTGGAGCGGCTGCCCGATGTGGTCATGGCGACGACGGATCTCCTCTCCTACGTTGACCACGACATCATCAACCTGATGACGATTGATCGCCCGCCGGTGATGGAGGAATTCGCCCGGACGCTTCAGAACACTTTTGGCTCTCAGGTGAAAGTCCTCAAGACGGTTTATCCGAAACGGGGCATGACAGTGGTGGACGTCCTCTCTCCGACGTGCTCGAAGGCGCGCGCCCTCGATAGAGTCGTCCGGGGCTACGGTTTCTCTCCGGCGGAGGTCATGGCCGTCGGAGACAACCAGAACGACCTCGACATGCTGGAGTATGCCGGCGTGAGCGTGGTGATGGGGAACGCCGAACCGGAGCTGAAGACCCTCGGATATCCTCTGACGCGCCCCAACGATGAGGATGGGCTGGCTGAGGCCATTGATCGCTTTTTACTGGGGCGTGCATAGCTCGTAGAGCAAAATCTCCAACTGGTGTTCGGGTGATCCCAGGGAGCTTTTAATAGCCTCGTCCACGGCTGCGATCCGTTTGATTCCCGCGATAATCTCATCGAGGGGAATCCGACGGACTTTCTCATTGAATCGTCCGGCCAGCGCGGGAGGCTTCCCGACGGCTCTGGCGACGTCGGCGGCCGATTTCCCCTGACTCATCATTTCCTTGGCCAGGAGCATTCGCCGGTAGACGCTGGCAATGAGGCCGAGAATTTTCACCGGTTCCTCCCCGGCATCGAGTTGTCGCCGCAGCACGCGCCAGGCGCGGACGCGATCACGAGCGAGAATCAGATCCTCCAGTTCGAACGTCGAGTGTTCGCGCAGGTGAGGGACGAGCGCCTCCACATCCGACCGCGCGATCACCCCCTGACCGCCGACGTAGGTGATTAACTTCTCCAGCTCGTGAGAAAGAAGCATGAGATCGGTCCCCACCAGGCCGATGAGCAGGGCTGCCGTCGCCTCCTCCATGAAGCAGTGGTAGCGACGAAGATAGGCCTGAACCCACCGAAGCGCCTCGGCCTCCGTGAGCCGCCGAAACTCCACCGCCGTGCAGGCTTTGAGGAGCGCCGTCATCAGGGTCAATCGCCGGTCGAGTCGCTGGACGATGAAAACAACGGTCGTCGTCTCGCATGGATGTTTGAGATATTCGATGAGGGCATCCTGTTCGACATCCGAGGGAGCAGAGGACGCTTCATCCGCCGCCGCTCTCCCCTTTCTCTCGATATCGTAGACGAGAACGATTCGCCGCCGGGAAAAGACCGGCATCTCCTGAGCGGCGGCGACGATGTCCCGAAGATCTGTCTTCAGCGCCGAAAATCGCGCGAGATTGAACTCGCGATACGCCGGATCGAGCCCCTTCTCCGTGAGCGTGCGAATGGCCTGCCGGAGAGAGTACTCCTCGATGGCATAGCGATCGTCATCGGCGGATCTCTTCGCTCCTTCGGGGATCAACCCGGTGAAGAGATAGAGCGGCTCGATGGCTCCCTGTTCGACGTTGCGCTCGAATTCCTGCGGCGTGAGCTTTTTCATCGTCGTCCTCGGCAGTCTCTCCGTTCTCCCTCCGGGCGATTGCGTGCTTCCGAGCAACGGACGCGGACGAACCTCCCGTTTCGCCCCCTCATAATCCGCTGAGAATCGTGGAGACGAGGCTGCGAGCAAACTCTCGGGCAATACGGTCAACGGCGGGACCTTCTTCGTCGAACAAGCTCTCGGGCCCTTCGGGCAGCTCGAACTCTCCGCGAAAGACGAGATTCTGATTGTCGAACAAGACCCGATTCGTCGAGCGATCCCGCAGCGTCACGGCCACCGAGATCGTCACCTGGTAGACGCGAATGCGACCGGCTTCATCGAGGAGGGCTCCGCTGAGCGCGACCGATCGAATAGTTCCGCTGAGCACGGCATCGGCGTCCTGCGGATGAGCGGTGATGCGCAGACGCCGACCGCGACGGAGCACTTCGGCGATGACGGCCTGAGTGAATCGTTGCTCGACGCGGTAGTGGAGACTCGCATTTTGAAAGGGCGGGATGGCAATGGTGCGAATGTGCGAGGGCAGGCGCGTCGCGCTTCCGGCCCGCCGATAGCCGCACATCTCACCCGGAAGGATCACAATGGCCAGCGCCAGAGTGAGGGCGACTTCTCTCATGAAGTCCTCACCTCGGCATATCCCCCTATGCCGGAAGCAGCGTGATGGCGTTCCTCCTCGGATGGAG contains:
- a CDS encoding Cof-type HAD-IIB family hydrolase; amino-acid sequence: MGIKLLAVDVDGTLLTSEYTISSATRRAIDEIRQRGILLVLVTGRRFALARPIALELGLTTPLITHSGALIKDIHTLDAIAVDLLGADLARHVIECARRSGVDIVCCDDPWGMGKTVIDRISTENAPLRRYLERLPDVVMATTDLLSYVDHDIINLMTIDRPPVMEEFARTLQNTFGSQVKVLKTVYPKRGMTVVDVLSPTCSKARALDRVVRGYGFSPAEVMAVGDNQNDLDMLEYAGVSVVMGNAEPELKTLGYPLTRPNDEDGLAEAIDRFLLGRA
- the holA gene encoding DNA polymerase III subunit delta; its protein translation is MKKLTPQEFERNVEQGAIEPLYLFTGLIPEGAKRSADDDRYAIEEYSLRQAIRTLTEKGLDPAYREFNLARFSALKTDLRDIVAAAQEMPVFSRRRIVLVYDIERKGRAAADEASSAPSDVEQDALIEYLKHPCETTTVVFIVQRLDRRLTLMTALLKACTAVEFRRLTEAEALRWVQAYLRRYHCFMEEATAALLIGLVGTDLMLLSHELEKLITYVGGQGVIARSDVEALVPHLREHSTFELEDLILARDRVRAWRVLRRQLDAGEEPVKILGLIASVYRRMLLAKEMMSQGKSAADVARAVGKPPALAGRFNEKVRRIPLDEIIAGIKRIAAVDEAIKSSLGSPEHQLEILLYELCTPQ
- a CDS encoding LptE family protein, with protein sequence MREVALTLALAIVILPGEMCGYRRAGSATRLPSHIRTIAIPPFQNASLHYRVEQRFTQAVIAEVLRRGRRLRITAHPQDADAVLSGTIRSVALSGALLDEAGRIRVYQVTISVAVTLRDRSTNRVLFDNQNLVFRGEFELPEGPESLFDEEGPAVDRIAREFARSLVSTILSGL